A window from Bufo bufo chromosome 1, aBufBuf1.1, whole genome shotgun sequence encodes these proteins:
- the LOC120992606 gene encoding cytochrome c oxidase subunit 6B1, giving the protein MGDDIREKIENYKTAPFDARFPNQNQTKHCVQNYLDFHRCEKSLNAKGKDPYPCQWYRRVYSSMCPNSWVEKWDEQREAGTYPGKI; this is encoded by the exons ATGGGAGACGACATCCGCGAGAAGATTGAGAACTACAAAACGGCTCCATTTGACGCCCGGTTTCCAAATCAAAATCAGACCAAACACTGCGTCCAGAACTACCTGG ATTTTCATCGATGTGAGAAGTCTCTGAACGCTAAAGGCAAGGACCCCTACCCATGTCAATGGTACCGCCGTGTCTACAGCTCCATGTGCCCCAACTCGTGG GTGGAGAAGTGGGACGAGCAGAGAGAAGCAGGGACCTACCCCGGTAAAATATAA